The Streptomyces sp. NBC_00224 genome contains the following window.
ACTCGTCTTGCCGAGCCCGGCCGCTCCCGAGACCGCGAGCAGCCCGCCGCTCGACGCGGCAGTCTCCCCTTCGGGCCCCGTGCCGCACAGGTCGTCCAACATGCCTTCGAGAAGCAGGAGTTCATTCTCCCGCTCGAACAGCCGCCTGCGCGCACCACTGGTCCGCCGGCCTTTCATGTCCGCCACAACCGTCCCCTTTTGGCAGTAGGGCCGAGCCTACGCTTTCGGACACGCACCGTGACACCGATGTGACCGTCTTGCAAACCCGGCTTGACTAACTCGCCTGGATATGCTGGGGGGTTGACGCGGCTCCAGGGGGCGCGAAGCACCGGTTCACACGCCGCTTGTGCGGTTCCGGCCACGGGCGCACTATGAGCTTTCCGGACAGCAGCTCCGCCCAAGGCTGCTCACCCTTCGGCGCAGAGGAGGCGGAGCGATGTCGTCCCCAGCAGGCTCACAGCTGTCGGAGGACCGCACGGGGCTCGTCGACATCCCGTTCCCCGCCCGCTGCCATCCGCGCCACACCGTCGCGCGTCAGCACACGCTCGACTGGCTTCACCGGTTCGGGATGCTCTCGGGCGAGTGCGCGACCAATGAGTACGACGCGATGGGGCTAGAACGTCTGATGGCGTACTTCTATCCGGACGCCACGGACTCGGATCTCGCGCTGGCGACCGACCTCAACGCCTGGTTCTTCGTGTTCGACGACCAGTTCGACGGCCCGATCGGCCGGCAGCCGGACGCGGTGGCCCGGCAGATCGACATCATGCTGCGCACGATGAGCGACCGGGGCCCGGCGCCGGGCGACCCGACCAACCATCTCGCGGGCACGCTCGCGGAGTTGTGGAAGCGGCTGGGCGACGGCACTCCCCGGCTGTGGCAGGAGCGCTTCCGCGGGCACTGGCGGGAGTATCTGACGGCCTATCACTGGGAGGCCATCAACCGCACCCGCACCGGGCCGCCGTCGCTGCCGGGGTTCCTGCGCGGCCGCCGCGACTCCATCGGCGTACAGCCCTGTCTGGATCTCGTCGAGCGGTGCGGCCGCTACACGCTCCCCGACGAGCTGCACCGCGGGAGCCCGCTGGCCGAGATGCGCTGGATCACCGCCGATGTGGTGATCTTCGTCAACGACATCGTGTCCGCGGACAAGGAACTGGCCGCCGGGGACGTCAACAACAGCGTCATCATCCTGCACAAGGGCTCCGGGCTCTCGGTGGACCGGGCCGCCCGTGAGGTCGCCCGGCTGGCCAACTCCCGGGTGGAGCACTTCCAGACACTCGCGCTGGAGCTGTCCGAGGCGCTCGCGGTCGCCGGGGTCCCGGGCCAGCTCCGCGCCCAGGTCGACGACTATGTGGCGGGCATGCGGGCGCTGATGAGCGGCAATCTGGCGTGGTCGCGCACGACGGCCCGGTACGGCAAGACGGGCATCGAGGCCGCGGGCCGGGGCCAGCGGCCGTGGGCCCATCTCTTCGAGGAGGAGGACGCGCTGGAAGCCTGACGACCGCAGGGCCGGCAGGTCCTACGGCTCGGCGTGGAGCTGGTGGCGTCGCTGGTGGCGGGCGACCCGGGCGCGGTTGCCGCAGGAGGGCCTGCACCACTCCTGGCGCGGGTGCTCCTTGAGGAAGTACCGCACGCACCGGGGCGCGTGGCAGGCCCGCAGCCTCGCCCGGTCGGGCCCGGCCAGGAAGTCGACGGCGGCGCGGGCGAGCGCGGCGCAGAGCGCCGTGACGGCGTCGGGGGTGCCGGTGCCGCGGTGGACGGCGTACGGGTCGCGGCCCTCGGGCCATTCCAGGCGCGGCACGGTGGGGACGGCGGCCGCGGCCGAGTTCAGCAGCTCCAGGGCCATCCCGGCGGGGAGCAGCCGCTGGGCGTCGGCGGGGCTCGGCGGGTCCGGCCGTACCGCGCGGGCAAAGAGGGCGCGCACGGCGGCCCGCAGCGCGCGCACCGCCGCGAGGGCCTCGGCGTCGGCCGTGAAGGCGCCGGCGGCGAAACCGTCAGCCGTGAAGCCGCCAGCCGTGAAGCAGTCAGCCGCAGAGGGTTCGGCCGCGGAGCCATGCGTATCCACAGTCGTATCCGCATCCAGCGCCGCCGCGTGCTCGCGCACCCACGTGGTCAGCCCCTCCGGCCCGCTCAGGTCGTCGGCGACCCCGCCGTGTCCGTCGTGGCGGACGGTGAGGGCGAGATCGAGAACGAGGGAGTGGGCGGCCATGCGGCTAATGGTAACCACGGCGGCAAGCGTTAGACGGAGACGGCGTCCGGGACCCCGGGGCGCGGGCGCTCGCCGCGCTCCGGCCCCGCCCGGCCCACGGGCCGGGCGGGTGCGCGGACGCTCGCGATCGGGCGGGGCGGCCCCGTCCGTCCCGCCGCTCAGGTGAGGTCGAACTCCCCGTCGCGCGCGTTCAGCACGAAGGCGCGCCACTCGCCCGGGCTGAAGATCAGCGAGGGGCTGCCGGGGCGGCCCCCGTTGCGCATCGCGATGAACCCCTCGACGAACGCGATCTGGACGTCTCCCGTCCCTTGACTGCTCGACCTCCAGTCGGCCTTGCTGAGATCGAGATCCGGCTTGTCCCAGCCCACAAGGGTCTGCTGGGTGGTGCTCTCGGCCACGTCCCTGCTCCTCCCGGTTCCCTGTCGTCCGTGGGCCAGACTAGCGATCGCATCCGGTCCGGGACAGGCCACGGAAGGAGTACCGCGACCCACCCGCGACGACGGCCGCACGGCCCCGGTGACCGACCGCCCGCGCCCCGCGCCGAGGCCGACCGGATCCACCGGGCAGGCGCTACCGGCTCGGCGGCTCGGACCCCACCAGCCACATGGAGAAGAACTGCGAGCCGCCGCCGTAGGCGTGCCCCAGCGCCCTGCGGGCCCCCTCCACCTGGTGCTCCCCGGCCCGGCCCCGCACCTGGAGGGCCGCCTCGGCGAAGCGGATCATGCCGGAGGCGCCGATGGGGTTGGTGGAGAGCACCCCGCCCGACGGGTTCACCGGGAGATCCCCGTCGAGCTCGGTGACGCCCGCCTCGGTGAGCTTCCAGCCCTCGCCCTCCGCCGCGAAGCCCAGGTTCTCCAGCCACATGGGCTCGTACCAGGAGAACGGCACGTACATCTCGACGGCGTCGATCTCGCGGCGCGGGTCGGCGATGCCCGCCTGCCGGTAGACGTCGGCGGCGCAGTCCTTGCCCGCCTGCGGGGAGACGAAGTCCTTGCCCGCGAAGAGCGTGGGCTCGCTGCGCATCGCGCCGCCGTGCACCCAGGCGGGCGGATGGGGCGAACGGGCCGCCCCCGTACGGTCGGTGAGGACCATCGCGCACGCCCCGTCGGACGACGGACACGTCTCCGAGTAGCGGATCGGGTCCCAGAGCATCGGGGACGCCTGCACCTTCTCCAGGGTGATGTCCCGCTCGTGCAGATGCGCGTACGGGTTCAGGAGCGCGTTGCGCCGGTCCTTGTACGCGACGAGCGAGCCCACCGTGTCGGGGGCGCCGGTGCGCCGCATGTACGCGCGCACGTGCGGCGCGAAGAAGCCGCCCGCCCCGGCGAGCAGCGGCTGCTGGAAGGGGATCGGCAGCGACAGGCCCCACATGGCGTTGGACTCGGACTGCTTCTCGAAGGCCAGGGTGAGGACCGTGCCGTGGACCCGGGCGGCCACCAGGTTCGCGGCGACCAGCGCGGTCGAGCCGCCGACCGAGCCCGCCGTGTGCACCCGCAGTATGGGCTTGCCGACCGCGCCGAGCGCGTCGGCGAGGTACAGCTCCGGCATCATCAGCCCCTCGAAGAAGTCGGGGGCCTTGCCGATGACGACCGCGTCGATGTCCGCCCACCCCAACTCGGCGTCTTCCAGGGCGCGTTGGGCCGCCTCGCGGACCAGTCCCGCGATCGAGACGTCGTGCCGGGCCGCGACGTGCTTGGTCTGGCCGATTCCTACGACGGCCACGGGTTCCTTGCTCACGGCTTCCCTGCTCACGACGGCTCCCCCTCCAGGACGGCGACGAGGTTCTGCTGGAGGCACGGCCCCGAGGTGGCGTGGGCCAGCGCCCGGTCGGACTCGCCCCGGTGGATCGCGGCGGCCGCCTCACCGATGCGGATCAGACCGGCGGCCATCACGGGGTTGGCGGCCAGCGCTCCCCCGGACGGATTGACCCGTACCGTGTCGTCCAGCCGCAGCGCCTTGCGCAGGACGACCTCCTGCGAGCTGAAGGGGGCGTGCAGTTCGGCGGTGTCGACGGGCCGCTGGAAGGCCCCGGCGCGCTCGGCTGCGAGCCGGGCCGACGGCGAGTCGGTGAGGTCGCGCACGCCCAGGCCGTGCGCCTCGATGCGGTGGTCCATGCCCCGGATCCAGGCGGGCCGCTCGCACAGCCCGCGCACGGCGTCCCCGGCGGCGAGGATCACGGCCGCGGCACCGTCCCCGACCGGCGGGCAGTCGCCGGTGCGCAGCGGGCGTACCAGGTAGTCGCCCTGGGGCCGTGAACCGCGCACCTGGGCGTGGCTGTTGGCGGTGGCGGAGTCCCGGCTGCGGGCCGCGACGGCGGCGAGCGCGGGCTCGTCGGTGTCGCCCGCGTCGATCAGGGCCTGCGCCTGGAGCGCGGCCAGCGCCACGGAGTCGGGCCACAGGGGCGCCACGTAGTACGGGTCGAGCTGGCGTGTCAGTACGTCACGGACCTCGCCGGGCGAGGACTTGCCATAGGAGTAGACGAGCGCGGTGTCGGCCTCGCCGGTGAGGATCTTCACCCAGGCCTCGTAGAGCGCCCAGGCGCCGTCCATCTCGACGTGCGACTCGGCGATCGGCGGCCAGGCGCCCACACCGTCGAGGGCCATGGTGAAGGAGAAGGCGCGGCCCGCGAGGTAGTCCGAGGAACCCGAGCAGGTGAAACCGATGTCGCGGGTCTTCAGCCCGGTCCGGTCGAGCACCTCGTGCAGCACCGGCATCAGCATCTCGACCTCGGAGAGCTCGTCCGTGCGGCGCCGGTGGTCGGTCTGCGCGAAGGCGACGACGGCCACATCCCGTGCGGGGCCCATCAGATCAGCTCCTTGTACGTGTCGTAGTCGGCGTCGGGCTCCCCGGTGGGCCGGTAGTGGTCGGGGTGGCGGCCGGCCGACGAGGACTCGGGCCACACCGGCTCGACCCGCAGCCCCATCCGCACCTGGTCGTAGGGGATGCCGCCGATCCGGCCGTGCAGGGCGAGGTCGGCGCCGTCGAGGGCGATGTGCGCGTAGACGTAGGGAACTTCTATGTCCAGGTTCTTCGCCTTGATGTTGACGATGCAGTACGTCGTGACGGTGCCGGCCGGGCCCACCTCCACCCGCTCGTCGGTGGCGACCCCGCACGTGGGGCAGGCCCCGCGCGGCGGCACGTACACCTTGCGGCACGACGGGCAGCGTTCACCCACCGTCCGGCGCTCGGCCAAGGCCTCGATGTACCCGGTCTGGGCGCGGCCCGGACTGTAGGTGTAGTCGAGCCGGGCCGGGGCGACGATCCCGGTGACCGGGTCCGCGAACTCGCCGCTGTGCGGGCTCGGTTCACCCGCCGCCGCCTCACTCTCGTACGGTTCGAAGCACGCGATGTCGGTGATGGCGCCGCCGCGCTCCGGCGCCCATCGCACGCGTACCCGCATGCCGGTCCGCACGGCGTCGGGGCCCGGCGCGTCCAGGGCGTGCAGCAGCGCGGTGTCGGCGCCGTCGAGCCGCACCAGGACCCAGGCGAAGGGGCGCTCCAGCGGCTGGCCCCGGCGCGGGGACGGGTTCCAGGCCCAGGTGGTGACGGTGCCGGTGGCGGCGACCTCGACGAGGTCACGGAGCTCTTCGGCGGTGGCCGGGTCGTACTCGACGGGAGGCACCAGCGTCCGGCCGTCGCAGGTCCGCACACCGAGGACGGTCCGCTCGCGCAGCCCGGTGAGGAAGGCACTCTGGACGGGGCCGAGGGAGCGGGTGAACGGGAACTCGACCACCAGGGGGGCGCTGAGGACTTGGGGCATCGGTAATTCCTTCTTGAGTGCGTCGACTTGGAGCCCGGGTCCGCGCCCCTTCAGGGGCGCGGGGCTGTGACATATATGCGGCTCCGCCGCGATGGGGGTCCCCCCTGTTCGAGCGAAGCCGAGAACTTGGGGGAGCGACCAGCCACAGACGGCCCGCAGTCGAATCACCGCACTTCCAGTGGAGCGTCAGGCTCGCCGGTAGACGGGCGGGCGCTTCTCGGCGAAGGCGCGGGCGCCTTCCTTGGCGTCGGCGGTGTCGAAGACCGGCCAGCCGCGCCCCAGTTCGGCGGCGAGCCCGTCGGTCTCGGTCATCTCGGCGGTCTCGTACACCGAGGCCTTGACCGCCTCGACGGCGAGCGGCCCGCAGGCGTTGATCTGCTCGGCGAGGGCGAGCGCCTCCGCCAGCGCGGTGCCGTCGGCCACCACCCGCCCGACGAGCCCGATGTCCCGCGCCTCCGCCGCGCTGTAGGCCCGTCCGGTGAGCAGCATCTCCAGGGCGTGGGTGCGCGGGATCTGGCGCTGGAGCCGGACGGTCGAGCCGCCGATCGGGAAGAGCCCGCGTCTGACCTCGAAGAGCCCGAAGGTGGCGCTCTCGCCCGCCACGCGGATGTCGGTGCCCTGGAGGATCTCGGTGCCGCCCGCCACACAGGGCCCCTCGACGGCCGCGATCACGGGTTTGCGGGGGCGGTGGTGGCGCAGCATCGCCTTCCAGTGCAGATCCGGGTCGGCCTTGAGGCGGTCCCGGTACCCCTCGCCCTCCATCCCCTTGCCCGCCAGGGCCTTGAGGTCCATGCCCGCGCAGAACGCGCCGCCGGCGCCGGTGAGGACGACCGAGCGGACCGCGTCGTCCTCGTCGGCCTCCAGCCAGCCGTCGTAGAGGCCGACCAGCATCGAGAGCGAGAGCGCGTTCTTGGCCTCCGGCCGGTTGAGCGTGAGTACGAGTGTGGCGCCCTCGCGCCGCACGGTGAGGTGTTCGGTGCCACCCATGCGCATGCCTCCCGTCGTCGGACTGGAACAGGTTGCAGGAGCGGGGGACGCAGTTCAATAGTTTTCTGACAGTCAGTCAGATTCTTTCGGCGGGGCCCCTTCCCAGTTGTGGTCGGCTCTGCTCTGATGACGGCCACACGGATGGCGCCGGGGTCAGGAGGAGCGGTGGAGTACAACCTTGCCGACCTGTTCGAGTCGGTCGTCGACGTGGTCCCCGACCGCGAGGCACTGCTCTACCTCGACCACCCGGGCACGGGCGCGGAGCGCCGGCTGACCTACGCGCGGCTGGACGCCGCCGCCAACCGGATCGCCCACCACCTGATCGACAGCGGCATCGGGCCGGGCG
Protein-coding sequences here:
- a CDS encoding isoafricanol synthase; its protein translation is MSSPAGSQLSEDRTGLVDIPFPARCHPRHTVARQHTLDWLHRFGMLSGECATNEYDAMGLERLMAYFYPDATDSDLALATDLNAWFFVFDDQFDGPIGRQPDAVARQIDIMLRTMSDRGPAPGDPTNHLAGTLAELWKRLGDGTPRLWQERFRGHWREYLTAYHWEAINRTRTGPPSLPGFLRGRRDSIGVQPCLDLVERCGRYTLPDELHRGSPLAEMRWITADVVIFVNDIVSADKELAAGDVNNSVIILHKGSGLSVDRAAREVARLANSRVEHFQTLALELSEALAVAGVPGQLRAQVDDYVAGMRALMSGNLAWSRTTARYGKTGIEAAGRGQRPWAHLFEEEDALEA
- a CDS encoding ABATE domain-containing protein, which gives rise to MAAHSLVLDLALTVRHDGHGGVADDLSGPEGLTTWVREHAAALDADTTVDTHGSAAEPSAADCFTAGGFTADGFAAGAFTADAEALAAVRALRAAVRALFARAVRPDPPSPADAQRLLPAGMALELLNSAAAAVPTVPRLEWPEGRDPYAVHRGTGTPDAVTALCAALARAAVDFLAGPDRARLRACHAPRCVRYFLKEHPRQEWCRPSCGNRARVARHQRRHQLHAEP
- a CDS encoding DUF397 domain-containing protein; its protein translation is MAESTTQQTLVGWDKPDLDLSKADWRSSSQGTGDVQIAFVEGFIAMRNGGRPGSPSLIFSPGEWRAFVLNARDGEFDLT
- a CDS encoding thiolase domain-containing protein, which produces MSKEPVAVVGIGQTKHVAARHDVSIAGLVREAAQRALEDAELGWADIDAVVIGKAPDFFEGLMMPELYLADALGAVGKPILRVHTAGSVGGSTALVAANLVAARVHGTVLTLAFEKQSESNAMWGLSLPIPFQQPLLAGAGGFFAPHVRAYMRRTGAPDTVGSLVAYKDRRNALLNPYAHLHERDITLEKVQASPMLWDPIRYSETCPSSDGACAMVLTDRTGAARSPHPPAWVHGGAMRSEPTLFAGKDFVSPQAGKDCAADVYRQAGIADPRREIDAVEMYVPFSWYEPMWLENLGFAAEGEGWKLTEAGVTELDGDLPVNPSGGVLSTNPIGASGMIRFAEAALQVRGRAGEHQVEGARRALGHAYGGGSQFFSMWLVGSEPPSR
- a CDS encoding thiolase domain-containing protein, translated to MGPARDVAVVAFAQTDHRRRTDELSEVEMLMPVLHEVLDRTGLKTRDIGFTCSGSSDYLAGRAFSFTMALDGVGAWPPIAESHVEMDGAWALYEAWVKILTGEADTALVYSYGKSSPGEVRDVLTRQLDPYYVAPLWPDSVALAALQAQALIDAGDTDEPALAAVAARSRDSATANSHAQVRGSRPQGDYLVRPLRTGDCPPVGDGAAAVILAAGDAVRGLCERPAWIRGMDHRIEAHGLGVRDLTDSPSARLAAERAGAFQRPVDTAELHAPFSSQEVVLRKALRLDDTVRVNPSGGALAANPVMAAGLIRIGEAAAAIHRGESDRALAHATSGPCLQQNLVAVLEGEPS
- a CDS encoding Zn-ribbon domain-containing OB-fold protein, which gives rise to MPQVLSAPLVVEFPFTRSLGPVQSAFLTGLRERTVLGVRTCDGRTLVPPVEYDPATAEELRDLVEVAATGTVTTWAWNPSPRRGQPLERPFAWVLVRLDGADTALLHALDAPGPDAVRTGMRVRVRWAPERGGAITDIACFEPYESEAAAGEPSPHSGEFADPVTGIVAPARLDYTYSPGRAQTGYIEALAERRTVGERCPSCRKVYVPPRGACPTCGVATDERVEVGPAGTVTTYCIVNIKAKNLDIEVPYVYAHIALDGADLALHGRIGGIPYDQVRMGLRVEPVWPESSSAGRHPDHYRPTGEPDADYDTYKELI
- a CDS encoding crotonase/enoyl-CoA hydratase family protein gives rise to the protein MGGTEHLTVRREGATLVLTLNRPEAKNALSLSMLVGLYDGWLEADEDDAVRSVVLTGAGGAFCAGMDLKALAGKGMEGEGYRDRLKADPDLHWKAMLRHHRPRKPVIAAVEGPCVAGGTEILQGTDIRVAGESATFGLFEVRRGLFPIGGSTVRLQRQIPRTHALEMLLTGRAYSAAEARDIGLVGRVVADGTALAEALALAEQINACGPLAVEAVKASVYETAEMTETDGLAAELGRGWPVFDTADAKEGARAFAEKRPPVYRRA